A section of the Flavobacteriales bacterium genome encodes:
- a CDS encoding helix-turn-helix transcriptional regulator, whose product MKLVVRNMVCDRCKAVVRRVLGEQGLRVLQLDLGEVELEQEPSDAEMEATRAALKAEGFDLVDGREAALIARIKAAIVKLVHHNEQLNGRVKLSEHLPDVLHRDYSGLSALFSQVEGITIEQYFLLQRLERVKELIRYDELTLSEIADRTGFSSVAHLSAQFKKLTGMTPSAFKAMGMGRTPLDQVG is encoded by the coding sequence ATGAAGCTCGTGGTGCGCAACATGGTGTGCGACCGCTGCAAGGCGGTGGTGCGGCGCGTGCTGGGTGAGCAGGGCCTGCGCGTGCTGCAGCTGGACCTCGGCGAGGTGGAGCTGGAGCAGGAACCCTCCGATGCCGAGATGGAGGCCACGCGCGCCGCGCTCAAGGCCGAGGGCTTCGATCTGGTGGACGGTCGTGAGGCCGCCCTCATCGCCCGCATCAAGGCCGCCATCGTGAAGCTGGTGCACCACAACGAGCAGCTCAATGGGCGCGTGAAGCTGAGCGAGCACCTGCCGGATGTGCTGCACCGCGATTACTCTGGGCTCTCCGCGCTCTTCTCGCAGGTGGAGGGCATCACCATCGAGCAGTACTTCCTGCTTCAACGCCTGGAGCGGGTGAAGGAGCTCATCCGGTACGACGAGCTCACCCTGAGCGAGATCGCCGACCGCACGGGCTTCAGCAGCGTGGCGCACCTGAGCGCCCAGTTCAAGAAGCTCACCGGCATGACGCCCTCCGCCTTCAAGGCCATGGGCATGGGCCGCACCCCGCTGGACCAGGTGGGTTGA
- a CDS encoding cation transporter, with product MDNTNIALPLLDVNSAHCALRVEKALHGVPTLEEARVDLDRHLATLRSATSAQAVREAVAAIRKAGYNVATERHRFSTTGITCAGCANKAGDILNKLPGVVSATADHVTRTADVEVVQGTLAQEDLLNALRPAGYGLLPVAA from the coding sequence ATGGACAACACGAACATCGCCCTCCCCCTGCTCGACGTGAACAGCGCGCATTGCGCCCTGCGCGTGGAGAAGGCCCTGCATGGCGTGCCCACGCTGGAGGAGGCCCGTGTGGACCTCGACCGCCACCTGGCCACGTTGCGGTCGGCCACCTCGGCCCAGGCCGTGCGCGAGGCCGTCGCCGCCATCCGCAAGGCCGGCTACAACGTCGCCACCGAGCGGCACCGCTTCAGCACCACCGGCATCACCTGCGCCGGATGCGCCAACAAGGCCGGCGATATCCTCAACAAGCTGCCCGGCGTGGTGAGCGCCACGGCCGACCACGTGACCCGCACCGCCGACGTGGAAGTGGTGCAGGGCACCCTCGCTCAGGAAGACCTCCTCAACGCGCTTCGCCCGGCGGGCTATGGCCTGCTGCCGGTGGCCGCTTGA
- a CDS encoding DUF3347 domain-containing protein, translated as MRTLFLLISLSLAFLVTGCQAQIRNARTVPVTITGNCGMCEETIEKAAFVKGEATADWDKDSKRALLTYDSTRTDADAVLQRIAQAGYDNERYLAPDAAYAALPECCRYARTFKKEPVAASVVQQPDRSTAVEQSTAATAKADPLAPVFDPYFELNDALVASDAAKAKIAAQRLDEAVRAVDVSALGHEVHAVWMEVMEPLANTATAIASAKGLEAQRKAFRELTDPMARLVKAAPTSVPVYLDHCPMYEGGADWLSLDKAIKNPFYGAQMMTCGSVKGTIVK; from the coding sequence ATGAGAACCCTATTCCTCCTCATCAGCCTTTCCCTGGCCTTCCTGGTCACCGGGTGCCAGGCGCAGATCCGGAACGCCCGCACCGTTCCGGTCACCATCACCGGGAACTGCGGCATGTGCGAGGAGACCATCGAGAAGGCCGCCTTCGTGAAGGGTGAGGCCACCGCCGATTGGGACAAGGACAGCAAGCGAGCCCTGCTCACCTACGATAGCACGCGCACGGACGCCGATGCCGTGCTGCAGCGCATCGCCCAGGCCGGCTACGACAACGAGCGCTACCTCGCCCCGGATGCAGCCTACGCGGCGCTGCCGGAATGCTGCCGTTATGCGCGCACCTTCAAGAAGGAGCCGGTCGCTGCTTCCGTGGTGCAACAGCCGGACAGGAGCACGGCGGTGGAGCAGTCGACAGCGGCTACGGCCAAGGCCGATCCCCTCGCCCCAGTGTTCGACCCCTACTTCGAGCTGAACGATGCCTTGGTGGCCTCCGACGCGGCCAAGGCGAAGATCGCCGCACAACGCCTCGATGAGGCCGTGCGTGCGGTGGACGTGAGCGCGCTGGGCCATGAGGTCCACGCTGTATGGATGGAGGTGATGGAGCCACTGGCGAACACCGCCACCGCGATCGCCTCCGCCAAGGGGCTGGAAGCCCAACGCAAGGCCTTCAGGGAGCTCACCGACCCCATGGCCCGCCTGGTGAAGGCGGCGCCGACATCGGTGCCGGTGTACCTGGACCACTGCCCCATGTACGAGGGCGGGGCCGATTGGCTGAGCCTCGACAAGGCCATCAAGAACCCCTTCTACGGCGCGCAGATGATGACCTGCGGCAGCGTGAAGGGGACGATCGTGAAGTGA